The region ACGAAGTGGACCACCGGTGACAACCCCATCCTGGTCAAAGCCCCGGACAACATCAAAAACAAGTTCTGGGAGCACAACCGCTCCTGGACTAAGCCTGCACCGAAGTCCTACGCCGTCTCCGGCGTAGCCAAGGCCGTGGCCGATGCCCGTGAATCCAAGGCTCTCGACCCCTGGGAAATTCCGGTCACCCTCAGCGTTTACCCGCACACTCCTCACGTCGCCAACTTCATCGAAGCGGTGCAGATGAAGAAGCCAGAGCATCTCACCTGCAATGTCATGGATGCCTTCAAGTCCTGCGTGACAGTGCTGAAAGCCTACGACTGCTTGCAGACCGGCCAGAAGTACACCTTCACCCCCGCCGACTTCGAAGTCTGATCATCGAATTGAACGAGGGAACGGAATCCAGTGCCTAAAAGACTCAAGCCATCACCCGCTTGCTTCCATTTGCACTTTTCTGTTCCCTCTTTTTAATATTCCGCCGTTCTTACCGTCTAAGACGACAGGCCAAACCGAGGCCGATCCAACCAACGATTCCCCCACATGAAACACACGACCCTCGCCCTCGCTGCCATCGCAGCCCTCAGCACTTCTGTCTCCGCTCAGGAAATGGAAGAGATCAAAATCGAATTCCCAAAACCGATGTTCATCGGCACTCCGGTCCCGGCCAAACTGCCGAACCTCGAGCAGCCTGATCCATCCAAGATCATCAAGTCCTTCCAGGCCCCTAAAGGCACGGTCAATCTGGCCAAGGACAAGGAAGTGACTTCCAGCGATCCGGCCCCGATCATCGGTGAGCTCACCCTCGTGACCGATGGCGATGCCGACGGTTCCGACGGCTGCTTCGTCGAACTCGCCCCTGGTCCTCAGTGGGTGCAGATCGACCTCGGTGCTCCGACCTCGATCAACAAGATCGCCACCTGGCACTACCATAAGCAGGCTCAGGCCTATGTGGACGTGGTCATTCAGGTTTCCGACGACAAAGAGTTCAAGACCGGTGTCACCACCCTCTTCAACTCTGACCATGACGACACCCTGAAGATGGGCGCCGGTGCAGATCCTGCTTACATCGAAACCAACCATGGTCGCGTGATCGATGGCAAAAACACCAAGGCCCAGTACGTCCGCCTTTACAGCAATGGCAACACCTCCAACGAGATGAACCACTACTGCGAAGTCGCCGTGTATGGCGTTCCTGGGAAGTAAGCCAGTCCGACAGCTTTAATGAAAGCCGCCGCCAGAGTGATCTGGCGGCGGTTTTTATTTTGGCGGGATCTGCCTCATGAAAAATGAGTCCCTTTGCCCTGCCATTCCGTCTTGCTTTTGCCTGCCCCATGCCCGCTTATTAGACTGGTTTCCAAAAAGATTGTCCGATTGAAAAGGCGGGCGCGGTGGGATGAGTGGCAAGGCAGGAGCGCAGGCTGCTATCTTCATGATAACAGCCAAGCGAATAACGCCGCCAATCGTCCCACCCCGCCGCCGCTTTTCGGACAAGATTTTTGGAAACCGGTCTAAAAGCGTGGCCAGCCGTCGGCCATTCAGGAAAAGATCGTCATCAGGTATTGGACAGTGCCTTGACGTACTTGATCCAGCTTCCATCTTGCAGCCTGCTTTTCTTCCCTCATGCCGACCATTCCAATCCTGATGCCCCAGTTGGGCGAGTCCATTGCCGAGGCCACCATCGTTCGCATTTTGATCGAACCAGGCCAGCAGATCGATGCCGGCACGGACATCTTTGAGGTGGAAACGAACAAGGCCACCATGGCTGTCAGCAGCCCCTGTGCAGGCCATGTTTCGGCCATCACTGCCCAGGTGCAGAAAAGCTACGCCGTGGGCTCCAATCTTGCCTCCTTCGATGTTTCGGATGAAGACGCCCTTTCCATGGGGTTCACCGAATCCCCAGCCCCTGCACAATCGGCCCCGCCCAACAGCATGCCGAGCGCAGATTCGCTGCACTTCCAGTTCAACGAAGAGGACAACATCACCGGTTATCAGCCAAAGGTCGAGCCCGTCGTCGGGGGTGCCCTGCCCGTGCCCGCCGGGGCCACAGGGGCCAGCTACATCTCGCCACGGATGCGCGCCCGCATGAATGAACTGGGCCTGAATGCCTCCGACCTCGCAGGCATCGCCGGTACGGGTGCTGGTGGCCGCGTCACCGTCGAAGACTTTGAAAACTTCCTGCGCGGCCTGGAGCAGCACCGCCTCACTCCGGCTTCGCCCATGCGCATCGCAGTGGCGGATTCCATGCGCCGCAGTTGGAGCCGCCCCCTAGCCACGGTGGGCAGCCCAGTGATTCTCGACGCCATCCTCTCTCACCGCAAACGCACCAACCCAAAGCCGGGTCCCGCGCTGTACATCATCCGTGCCCTGGCGCTCGCCCTGGCGGAAAACACGGCCGTCGCCGGCCGTCTCATCGGCAGCCGCATCGTGCACCCGCGTGCCATTGACATCGGCTTTGCTGTGGAGGTGGATGATGGGGTGCTTGTCCCCGTTCTGCGCGAGGTGGAAAAGACCCCGCTGGTGCAATTGGTGCCCACATATAATAAGCTGGTGGAGCAGGCCCGCGCCCGCCGCCTGCCCATGGATGTCAACCGTCCTGGCATCGCCACCGTGACGAACTTCGGCACCTTCGGCATCGTCTGGGCCACCCCCATTCCCCTGCCCGAACAGAATCTCGTACTCGGCCTCGGTGCTGGCAGCAAGGTGCCACGCTGGAGCGAGGAGGTGAAGCAGTTCATCCCCGTCACTGAGGCGGAGCTGACCCTCAGCTTTGACCACCGCATCCTCGATGGTGGCGGTGCAGGCCGCCTGCTGGCACGCGTGGCCCAGCTCCTCCAGGAACCTGAGAAGCTGTGAGTTGCATCCGCCGCAAGCCATCCTATTCTGCCCTTCATGAAGTCTGATTCCCGTGCTCCTGCCCCCCTTCTTTGGGTGCCCCTGCTGCTTGTCCTGCTCGCCCTCGGCCTGAAATGGATGAAGCTGAATTCGGACGGCATGAGCCTGCTGCCAAATTTCTCCCCCTGGATGGCCCTCGCCTTCACCGGCACGCTGGTCTTCCCGCGCGGCACCATCCCCTGGTGGGCTTGGCCGCTGATGCTGGTGGGCATCGACTTCGCCGCCATGGGCGGACAGTTCCTGGCCATGGGTGCAGGCCATCCTGAAGTTTACCTCATGTATGTCCTTTACGGAGTGGCGGCCTGGGCTGCCAACCAGATGCGGGGTCAGGCCGGTATCCTCCAGACCTTGCTGGGTGCCACCGCCTGCAGCCTGGTCTTTTACGTCGTCACCAATGTCCTGTCCTGGTGGACGATGCATGAGTACAGCAAGAGCCTTGAGGGCCTTGTCCAGGCACTGACGACCGGCCTTCCTGGTTTCCCGCCCACCTGGGTCTTTCTGCGCAATTCCCTGCTGAGTGATCTGGGCTTCAGCGCCCTGCTCCTGATCGCCTTCAATGCCGAGGCCAAGGTGCGCTCGGCCCCGACCCTTCGCTGGGCCACAGTTGCTGCCTAACGCACAGCTTTACTGGTGAAACCCATGCCGGAGATTTTCCGGCAGCGGATGACTGGCATCAATGTCGTGAACTTCCACGATCCGCCCATCGTCCATGGAGGCGATGCGGTTAGCGTGAGGAAAAATGCGGTTGTCGTGCGTGACGATCAGGACCGCACGCTCCGGGCTGCGCGCCACGTTTTCGAACAGCTCCATCACGAGCTGCCCGTTCTTCGCATCCAGCGCGGCCGTCGGCTCATCGCAGATGATCAGGCGCGGCTCATGCACCAGGGCGCGGGCGATGGCCACACGCTGCTGCTGACCACCTGAAAGTTGGTTAGGCCGGCTCTTGGCCCGATCTCCCAGGCCGACCAGCGCCAGCACCTCACGCGCCCTTTTTTCCGCCACGCCGGATCGCACGCCCCGGATGAGCAAAGGCACGCTGACGTTTTCTGCCAGGCTGAGCGTGGGGATGAGATTGAAGGCCTGGAAAATGAAGCCGATGTTTTGGGCGCGGAAGCGGGTGATGGAACCGCTGGTCATCTTTTGCAGATCCTGCCCTAGCACGTTCAGTTCCTGAGTCGTGGCATCGGGCTTCAATGTGCCGGCAAGGATGCTGATGAGGGTCGTTTTGCCACAGCCTGAGGGACCTATGAGCATGGTGATGTCCCCTTGCCTCACGTCCATGTCTACATCCTTCAGCACGTGCAGGCGCGAGGCCCCGTCGCCAAAGGACTTGTTCAATCCGCGCACCCGGGCGGCATATGGGGCAACAACTTCAGACATGATCAGCCACGGAAAACCATTGCCGGTTCCAGCCTCGCGACACGCCAAATGCCGAGGAGCGCGGACAGCATGCAGATGACGACAATGACTCCCAGCACGACAGGTGGCACGGCCTCAGGCATGTAGAAAGGTGGCTGTTCATTGGCCAGGGCTCCTTTGGCAAACCCGGCCGTGAAGAACATCCCAATGCCGTAACCGATGAGGCCCACCGTGATTGCCTGCGTGAGCAGCATCATGCACAAAGTCCAGGTGGAGGCCCCCATGGCTTTCAGCGCGCCCAAATGCTTCATGTTCTCCAGAACGAAGGAGTAAAAGGTCTGGCAGGAAATGGCGGTTCCCACGATGAATCCCACCACCACCGTAATGCCAAAGCTAATGGGGATACCGGTATTGCGAATGTACCAGGCCACCGTTGTCGTATTGAAATCCTGAATGGCAGGCGGCTTTTCAGCGGTGAAGTCGTTCCAGTTAAAACCTTTGTTCAGGTACCCCTTCAGCCCTGTTTCACGCTCAATGTCAGCCACGCACTGAGCTTCGCTGATGCCTTCACGCGGGGCGGCAATCACGGCAGAGAGCATCTTGCGCTGAGGTGGCGTGTATTGCAGCGCGCGCTCGTAGGTCGTCCACACATACGGGCCGCCGGAGAAGTTTTGCATGGTATCCGCAATGCCCACCACGCGGGCCTCCTGGTCATTGATCTCAAAAATGTCGCCCAGCTTCACCTTGCCCCCCTTCTCTTTCGAGAGCCGGTTCACCCCGAGGTCATCAATAATCACAGCATGAGGCAGGCGAAGGTCTTCTAGCCGACCTTCCAGCAACTTCACCGGTGCCCCCGCCAGTGTGGTGGCATCGATGCCAATGAGTTGGATGATCTTAAAATTGCCGTTCTCCAGGCGCACGCGCTGGATGCCGGAATAGAGCGGTGAAGCCCACGCCACGCTATCCACACTGCGCACCCGGGCCACATCGGTATCCAGCAGGGGGTTGGTTTCATTCACCTGCTCCACCCTGCCCTCCACCACCCAGATGGGTGCGGGCACGTTTTTCAGGGTCGCTGTGGTCCAGCTCATCAGGCCGCAAAAAACCGCCGTCTGCTGCGCCATCAGAAAGGTGGCAAACACCAGGCCAGCCACCAGCATGAGGTACTTGCCAGTGTCACCAAACAGCATTTTGAGGGCGAGACGCAGCATCGGGGGATGACGTGAACGGAATGGACTTCAAGACGGACGGGAGCGCCCAGAGGAAAGTCCCATCACTTACGTCTCTACGGCAACGGAAGAACAGAGAAACCTGCGGCTGCGCGTGCGGTGGATCAGGAACGACCGCCGAACAGGCCGCCCAGACCGCTTTTCATCACGCCGGTCAGGACATCCTGCAGCTTTTCAGCGGAGGGATGCGTGTCCTCAATGCTGCCATTCGGGGTCAGCCGATCAATGATCTGCGGGAGGAACTGCGAGAGCAGCGGCAGCACCATCTTCGCATCAAAGCCCAGCTTGCCAGCGAGATCCTTGATCGCATCGCTGCCCAGGGCCGCCTCCAGTTGGGCAGGCTGCACGGGTTGGTTCTCGTCTTTGGAGACCCAGGAAGCAAAGGTATCCCCCAGGCCAGCCTGCTGAAATTGCTGCATCAGCCCGCCCAGACCACCGGCCTGGTTAAGCAACCCGGTGAGCATGTCGCCCTGCTTGCTGCTGCCTCCGAAAATACCGCCCAATGCCTGCTTGGCCAAAGAATCAAAAAGTCCCATAGGCACTCAGAATGACGGGGAGAATGCGGTAAGTCAAACAGGAGTCACTGGAGGAGTTAAGCTGGGATCTCAACCCCAGAGAAACGAATCGGCCAGGACCTTGCCGAACAAGAATGAATCTCCATTCGCAACATTGGATCCAACGAAAAATAACCTTCTGGAGGTCTTTTGAAAAATGCCCGCTCACGGAATGAAACAGGTGCACCAAGCTTGTTTAGCTTTGGTGCACCCCAGTGGATTCGAACCACTAACCTTCTGATCCGTAGTCAGATGCTCTAATCCGTTGAGCTAGGGGTGCATTGGCTTTGACGCCCCGCAGTGTTGGCTGCGGATTGAGATACTAGATGAAGGTTTAGTATTGTCAAACAGTGTGAATAAAAAAGTTCGAAAAAGTTTACCAAGCTTGTCGAATCAGCCTCCCACAATGGCTAGCGGCTCACTCCCCTCGCCTTCTCGATGAGCTGGAGGAACTCGCCACGGTAACCCAAAGCATCCGTCCCTTTCCCCTCCAGGGCAAGCTGGCGCACCTGGTCCCAGGTGAGCTGGCCCGCATAGGAAGACTGGCGCAGCAGCAGGCCAAACCCGGCCACGGCCGTGGTGAACTTGAACTCGCCGCTGGCCGTTTCCATCGCCCGTGAATCATCCTTCACTGGTACTTCGATGAGGCTGCTGGTGCTGCCTTCGGGTTCCTTGTAGCGCAGCTTCACCGTGAGGGCTTCGTCTGTCGTTCCAGCAGCGGCGATGGGTTCTGCCGCAGGTGCGGCAGCAGCAGTAGCAGGCGGCTGCTGATACTTCAGCGCATCCACCCGAGGAAGAGGCTCCGCACCTGGAGGCAGGTTCGCAGGCACCAGTTCATACAGCGCGGTGACACTGTGCCCAGCGCCGATCTCCCCGGCATCCTTGGTGTCGTCATTGAAGTCTTCCTTGGCTAACAAACGATTCTCATAACCAATGAGGCGGTAGCTGCGGATGACCGCCGGATTGAACTCCACCTGGATCTTCACATCCTTGGCGATGGTGACCAGCGTGCCGTTCATCTGCTCCAACAGCACCTTGCGGGCCTCGCCCAGGCTGTCGATATAGGCGTAGTTGCCATTGCCCTTGTCAGCCAGGGTTTCCATGGTGCGATCCTTCAGGTTGCCGGAGCCATAGCCCAGCACGCTGAGAAAGACACCGCTGCGAGCTTTCTCCGTGATGAAGGATTCCAACTCTGTCGGGCTGCTGATGCCCACGTTGAAGTCGCCATCGGTGCACAGCAACACTCGATTCACGCCGCCTTTGATGAAGCCTGCCACGGCCTGCTCATACGCGAGGCGTAAGCCGCCACTGCCATGGGTGCCACCGCCAGCCTGGAGCCGGTCAATCGCAGATACAATCTCGCCCTTGCTCTGGCCTGTTGTCGAAGACAGGACCACTTGCGAGCCATTGGCATAGGTCACCATCGAGACGCGGTCATTTTCACCCAGTTGCCCGGCCAGCATGCGCAGGCTTTGCTGCACCAGCGGCAGTTTGTTAGGCTCCGCCATGGAGCCGGACACATCCACCAGAAAGACCAAATTACTGGGCTGGCGATCCTGGCCGATCTGCTTACCCTTGATGGCGATGCGGGCCAGCCGATGCTGGGGCTGCCACGGGCAGGCGGCCATCTCCACCTTCACGGCAAAGGGTTCCTTCGCTCCTGCCACCGGACCCGTTTCATCCGTGGGGAAGTAATTGATCAACTCCTCAATGCGGACCGCATCGCGTGGTGGGGCACTGTTCTGATTGAGAAAGCGCCTCACGTTCGCATACGAGGCCGTATCCACATCAATAGAGAAGGTGGAAAGAGGCTCGTTCATCACACTCTTGAGCGCATTTTCGATGATCTGCGTGTAGGACTCTTGGCTGCGACGGGTTTGAGTTTCGCCGTCTAAAACGTCGGCGTTTCCAGCCATCTCAGATCCTGCGATGAATGTCACCGAACTTGGAGCGGACAACACAACGCCCCCTGTGTAGGTGGTGCTGCCTTGAAGGGTAAGGGCCCCTGCACCGGTGATGGCCAAGCTACCACCATTGACCGTCATGTTACCTGTTACCACGGGAGCCGCAGGTTTAGGGGCTGCAGCATCGGCGGGGGTGGCTGCGGCCTGCCCAGGTGCCACACTGGCGGTTGTCGGTGCGGTGGATTCCCAGGCCTCATTCACTTGGTTCAGCATGCGGGCACGCTGGTGGTCCCGCGCCGTGTCAAAGTACTCCGCCCGATTCTGCTCCACCTTTTCCAGGCCCTGACGGGCGGCACTGTTCACAGGGTCCGCCTTCAAGGCATCCATGTAAGCCTGGGAAGCACCATCATAATCGCCCATTTCATGCTTGCCTCGGCCTTCGTTAAGCAAGCGTCCAACCTGCGCGTCTTTGCCGACCGCCGCTGGGGCCGCAGCCACCACCGGGGCTGGTTCCTCGGGCACAGGACTCGCCTTTGTGATGGGGGTTTGATGATCGCCTAGGTTCCCACGAATGGTCGGCGTGATCTCGGCCATCTGGCCTTCGCTCTCCATCTGCTTGCGGATGAGCAGGGTCGTGCCCATCACCACGGCGGCAGCGGCAGCCAGATTCATGAAGACATGGCGTCTCCAAAACGTCGGCTGTTTCGGTGATGCGGGCTGGGTCGCTTCACTGGGAAACGAAGCAGCAGGAGCATCGGCACGGCTCAGCCGCTCGCGTTGTTCTGGGGTGAAGGCGAGTGAGTCGTCGCCGAGTTCAGCCGTGAGGAAGTCGCAGAAGCCCTTGGTCTGGGTGGCCTGTGTGCTGGCCTCGGCATCTTCCTGGATCAGTGCCTCGATCTGGGCGCGCTCTTCGGCGCTGAGTTCGTTCAGGGCCCAGGCGGTGATTTGTTCCGGTTTCATGGGAAAAGTGAATTAAAAAGTTTAAACAAAGGTTTAGTTAGGCCAGGGCGGATTTCGGTTTGCCCGGTGTGGCGTCTTCCTGGGCCTGCCATTTCAGGCGCAGGGCCAGCACGCCATGATGAATGAGGTAGCCGACATTGCCGATGCTGGTTTGCATGGCGTCGCTGATCTGTTTGTAGTCGAGACCGGCGATGAATTTGAGGCGGATGGCCTCGCGCTGGCGAAGGGGGAGTTCTTCGATGAAGCCACGCAGAGCGGCGGCGGTCTCCCGGCTTTCCATTTCCGCTCCGGGCTGGGGGACCTCGGAGGCTTCCAGGTCTAAAGTTTGCGTTTCCATGACGATGAGGCGTTGGTGTTTGCGCTGGTGATCCAGGGCGCGGTTTTTGCAGACGGTGAAGAGCCAGGGCGCCAGCCGGTCCGGATCCAGCGTGGCGAGGTTTTGGCTCAGTTTGATAAACACGTCCTGCACGACATCGCGTGCCTCTTCAGCGTCGTTGGTAAAGCTGTGGGCATACCGCAGCAGCGGCCTCTCATAGCGGCTCAACGTATCCAGAAACAGGCGGTGGGTGTCGTTCATGGGGTCGTGTTCGCCAGGCATCACGGCAGTGTGCGAGGTTTCTTGGGGCAGAGTGAATCTTTTTTTGGCGATTCTCCTCAGACGTCTGGGCATGCCTGAGAGTTAAGCTTTCTGAAAACGAGGAAGTAATACCGAATCTCCCTTTCCCAGGTGGCGCTTTCTCGCTAAAAAAGAGGTCGCATGACTCACGCTGAAGCCTCCGCCCGAGCCGAATCCCTCCGCACCGATCTCCACCGCCACAACCACCTCTATTACGTCGAGGCCCGGCAGGAGATCACCGATCAGGAATTCGATGCGCTCCTGCGCGAACTTCAGGCCATCGAGACCCAGTTTCCCGATCTGTTGACGGCGGACTCACCCACCCAGCGTGTCGGCGGTGCGCCCATCGAAGGCTTCACCCAGATCCGGCACACCATCCCGATGATGAGCCTGGACAACACCTACTCCGAAGCCGAGCTGACCGCCTTCTTTGCCCGCCTGCAAAAGGGCCTCGGTCGCGAAAAGATCGCCTGTGTCATCGAGCCGAAGGTGGACGGCGTGGCCATCAGCATCCGATACGAAAATGGCGTGCTGAAACATGGCATCACCCGTGGCGACGGCCAGACTGGGGACGATGTGACCACCAACCTGAAGACCATCAAAGCCCTGCCCCTGCGCCTGCCGAAAGACGGCCCGCAGACCTTCGAGGTGCGCGGTGAGGTCTTCATGACCAAGGCGAACTTCGCCAAGCTCAATGACGAGCGTGAAGGTGCGGGCGAACCCCGCTTTGCCAATCCCCGCAACTCCACGGCCGGCACCCTCAAATTGCTGGACCCAAAAATCGTCGCCAAGCGCCCGCTCGACATCGTTTTTTATGGCCTCGCCGACTCCTGGGGCATGCCCATCGAGGCGCAGACAGAGGTTTATGACCTGCTAAAAAATGCCGGGCTGCGCAAGGCCGATAAAGTCTGGGAAAAGGACAGCGCCGAGGGCCTGCTGGAGGCCATCCATGAACTGGATGCCATGCGCAAGTCACTGCCCTATGAAACCGATGGTGCCGTGATCAAGGTCAACGCCTTTGCGGATCAGCGCGAACTCGGCTTCACCAGCAAGGCCCCGCGCTGGGCCATTGCCTACAAGTACCAGCCTGAACAGGCAGAGACGAAGCTCCTGGCCGTGGACATCCAGGTGGGCCGCACCGGGGCCCTCACGCCCGTGGCACGCCTCACCCCCGTCTTCCTCAGCGGCTCCACCGTCAGCAATGCCACCCTGCATAACTTCGAGGAGATCGAGCGCAAAGACATCCGGGTTGGTGACACCGTGGTCAT is a window of Prosthecobacter algae DNA encoding:
- a CDS encoding discoidin domain-containing protein, giving the protein MKHTTLALAAIAALSTSVSAQEMEEIKIEFPKPMFIGTPVPAKLPNLEQPDPSKIIKSFQAPKGTVNLAKDKEVTSSDPAPIIGELTLVTDGDADGSDGCFVELAPGPQWVQIDLGAPTSINKIATWHYHKQAQAYVDVVIQVSDDKEFKTGVTTLFNSDHDDTLKMGAGADPAYIETNHGRVIDGKNTKAQYVRLYSNGNTSNEMNHYCEVAVYGVPGK
- a CDS encoding 2-oxo acid dehydrogenase subunit E2; this encodes MPTIPILMPQLGESIAEATIVRILIEPGQQIDAGTDIFEVETNKATMAVSSPCAGHVSAITAQVQKSYAVGSNLASFDVSDEDALSMGFTESPAPAQSAPPNSMPSADSLHFQFNEEDNITGYQPKVEPVVGGALPVPAGATGASYISPRMRARMNELGLNASDLAGIAGTGAGGRVTVEDFENFLRGLEQHRLTPASPMRIAVADSMRRSWSRPLATVGSPVILDAILSHRKRTNPKPGPALYIIRALALALAENTAVAGRLIGSRIVHPRAIDIGFAVEVDDGVLVPVLREVEKTPLVQLVPTYNKLVEQARARRLPMDVNRPGIATVTNFGTFGIVWATPIPLPEQNLVLGLGAGSKVPRWSEEVKQFIPVTEAELTLSFDHRILDGGGAGRLLARVAQLLQEPEKL
- a CDS encoding DUF6580 family putative transport protein gives rise to the protein MKSDSRAPAPLLWVPLLLVLLALGLKWMKLNSDGMSLLPNFSPWMALAFTGTLVFPRGTIPWWAWPLMLVGIDFAAMGGQFLAMGAGHPEVYLMYVLYGVAAWAANQMRGQAGILQTLLGATACSLVFYVVTNVLSWWTMHEYSKSLEGLVQALTTGLPGFPPTWVFLRNSLLSDLGFSALLLIAFNAEAKVRSAPTLRWATVAA
- a CDS encoding ABC transporter ATP-binding protein, producing MSEVVAPYAARVRGLNKSFGDGASRLHVLKDVDMDVRQGDITMLIGPSGCGKTTLISILAGTLKPDATTQELNVLGQDLQKMTSGSITRFRAQNIGFIFQAFNLIPTLSLAENVSVPLLIRGVRSGVAEKRAREVLALVGLGDRAKSRPNQLSGGQQQRVAIARALVHEPRLIICDEPTAALDAKNGQLVMELFENVARSPERAVLIVTHDNRIFPHANRIASMDDGRIVEVHDIDASHPLPENLRHGFHQ
- a CDS encoding ABC transporter permease → MLRLALKMLFGDTGKYLMLVAGLVFATFLMAQQTAVFCGLMSWTTATLKNVPAPIWVVEGRVEQVNETNPLLDTDVARVRSVDSVAWASPLYSGIQRVRLENGNFKIIQLIGIDATTLAGAPVKLLEGRLEDLRLPHAVIIDDLGVNRLSKEKGGKVKLGDIFEINDQEARVVGIADTMQNFSGGPYVWTTYERALQYTPPQRKMLSAVIAAPREGISEAQCVADIERETGLKGYLNKGFNWNDFTAEKPPAIQDFNTTTVAWYIRNTGIPISFGITVVVGFIVGTAISCQTFYSFVLENMKHLGALKAMGASTWTLCMMLLTQAITVGLIGYGIGMFFTAGFAKGALANEQPPFYMPEAVPPVVLGVIVVICMLSALLGIWRVARLEPAMVFRG
- a CDS encoding YidB family protein gives rise to the protein MGLFDSLAKQALGGIFGGSSKQGDMLTGLLNQAGGLGGLMQQFQQAGLGDTFASWVSKDENQPVQPAQLEAALGSDAIKDLAGKLGFDAKMVLPLLSQFLPQIIDRLTPNGSIEDTHPSAEKLQDVLTGVMKSGLGGLFGGRS
- a CDS encoding YfbK domain-containing protein, with the translated sequence MKPEQITAWALNELSAEERAQIEALIQEDAEASTQATQTKGFCDFLTAELGDDSLAFTPEQRERLSRADAPAASFPSEATQPASPKQPTFWRRHVFMNLAAAAAVVMGTTLLIRKQMESEGQMAEITPTIRGNLGDHQTPITKASPVPEEPAPVVAAAPAAVGKDAQVGRLLNEGRGKHEMGDYDGASQAYMDALKADPVNSAARQGLEKVEQNRAEYFDTARDHQRARMLNQVNEAWESTAPTTASVAPGQAAATPADAAAPKPAAPVVTGNMTVNGGSLAITGAGALTLQGSTTYTGGVVLSAPSSVTFIAGSEMAGNADVLDGETQTRRSQESYTQIIENALKSVMNEPLSTFSIDVDTASYANVRRFLNQNSAPPRDAVRIEELINYFPTDETGPVAGAKEPFAVKVEMAACPWQPQHRLARIAIKGKQIGQDRQPSNLVFLVDVSGSMAEPNKLPLVQQSLRMLAGQLGENDRVSMVTYANGSQVVLSSTTGQSKGEIVSAIDRLQAGGGTHGSGGLRLAYEQAVAGFIKGGVNRVLLCTDGDFNVGISSPTELESFITEKARSGVFLSVLGYGSGNLKDRTMETLADKGNGNYAYIDSLGEARKVLLEQMNGTLVTIAKDVKIQVEFNPAVIRSYRLIGYENRLLAKEDFNDDTKDAGEIGAGHSVTALYELVPANLPPGAEPLPRVDALKYQQPPATAAAAPAAEPIAAAGTTDEALTVKLRYKEPEGSTSSLIEVPVKDDSRAMETASGEFKFTTAVAGFGLLLRQSSYAGQLTWDQVRQLALEGKGTDALGYRGEFLQLIEKARGVSR
- a CDS encoding sigma-70 family RNA polymerase sigma factor; this translates as MNDTHRLFLDTLSRYERPLLRYAHSFTNDAEEARDVVQDVFIKLSQNLATLDPDRLAPWLFTVCKNRALDHQRKHQRLIVMETQTLDLEASEVPQPGAEMESRETAAALRGFIEELPLRQREAIRLKFIAGLDYKQISDAMQTSIGNVGYLIHHGVLALRLKWQAQEDATPGKPKSALA
- the ligA gene encoding NAD-dependent DNA ligase LigA; translated protein: MTHAEASARAESLRTDLHRHNHLYYVEARQEITDQEFDALLRELQAIETQFPDLLTADSPTQRVGGAPIEGFTQIRHTIPMMSLDNTYSEAELTAFFARLQKGLGREKIACVIEPKVDGVAISIRYENGVLKHGITRGDGQTGDDVTTNLKTIKALPLRLPKDGPQTFEVRGEVFMTKANFAKLNDEREGAGEPRFANPRNSTAGTLKLLDPKIVAKRPLDIVFYGLADSWGMPIEAQTEVYDLLKNAGLRKADKVWEKDSAEGLLEAIHELDAMRKSLPYETDGAVIKVNAFADQRELGFTSKAPRWAIAYKYQPEQAETKLLAVDIQVGRTGALTPVARLTPVFLSGSTVSNATLHNFEEIERKDIRVGDTVVIEKAGEIIPAVVIVKKDLRTGDETPIPVPTHCPICGTGVHKDEEQVVIRCPNPKCPEVVKRRLEHFVSRGAMDISGMGESVVAQLVDTPLNGVPTVSDVADLYDLNELKLARLERMGTKSIDNLLKAIEASKQQDAWRLVFGLGILHVGAGGARKLLEHFGSIDAIAKASIEELTQCPDIGAIVAPSVHGWFNHEDNKALLERLRTAGLTFAQRTVEAASDKLNGSTWVITGTLSQDRETIADTIRANGGKVSGSVSGKTTYLLAGADAGSKLDKATKLGVKILSEEDFRGML